Proteins from a single region of Rhipicephalus microplus isolate Deutch F79 unplaced genomic scaffold, USDA_Rmic scaffold_45, whole genome shotgun sequence:
- the LOC142787113 gene encoding uncharacterized protein LOC142787113, translating to MKGNEPTCLQTLKEMTFSLPSSHNTATYMHSRMVTTAGRSPFRRELQRIRAVVRYNAASATSSGGMAVPERNLAASLLKSFHCHLCPKRFARKHVLENHIRTHTGERPFQCPSCQKDFARKDYLNYHVRQCRLRRARLPAANSHTNSVYDECS from the coding sequence AAGGCAATGAGCCAACATGCCTTCAGACCTTAAAGGAAATGACCTTCAGCCTGCCATCGTCACACAACACGGCCACCTACATGCATAGCCGCATGGTCACGACAGCAGGTCGCAGCCCGTTCAGGCGCGAGCTGCAGCGCATCAGGGCGGTGGTTCGCTACAATGCTGCATCGGCAACCTCCAGCGGAGGAATGGCCGTGCCGGAGCGGAACTTGGCTGCCTCTCTCCTGAAGTCGTTTCATTGCCACCTGTGCCCAAAGAGGTTTGCTCGCAAGCACGTGCTTGAGAACCACATCCGAACGCACACAGGCGAGCGACCGTTCCAGTGTCCATCCTGTCAGAAGGACTTCGCTCGCAAGGACTACCTCAATTACCACGTGCGGCAGTGCCGTCTAAGACGAGCTAGGTTGCCCGCTGCAAACTCTCACACAAATAGTGTGTACGATGAGTGTAGCTGA